The Candidatus Cloacimonadota bacterium region TTCTGCTCTCCTGCTTCTATATCATAGAATCTGTCACCAACTACAGCCGCTAAATTGCTATTAAAATCTTTTATTAAGTTTTTTATAATCTTGCGTTTTATTAATCCAGGTTTATCGCCAATACATTGTGTTTTATTCATATATTTATCAAGGTGGAACACATCAATCACGGTATTAAAATAGAAAGAACTACAATTGCTCACCAATGCTAAATTATATTTTTTTCTTTGAAAATACTTCAGGATATCAATCACACCATTAAAAAGTCTGCCTTTGCCATTCCGAAGAGCTTCTGACTCATTTTTTTGTATTCCTGCAAAGACTTCGTCAATAAGATAATTATATTTTG contains the following coding sequences:
- a CDS encoding HAD family hydrolase, giving the protein MKNIEKVDTIIFDMDGTLLKSDTYCVGAIQKAICDVFKRHKINSEIPSPQKILKEVGKPSRQFYQDILPAKYNYLIDEVFAGIQKNESEALRNGKGRLFNGVIDILKYFQRKKYNLALVSNCSSFYFNTVIDVFHLDKYMNKTQCIGDKPGLIKRKIIKNLIKDFNSNLAAVVGDRFYDIEAGEQNGCITIGCLYGYGNKSELKEADILIDNILKLKEIF